One Pseudomonas sp. HOU2 genomic window carries:
- a CDS encoding HAD family phosphatase: MDGVLIQSREVIEHAWTTVAREYGISVDQAFIDEHIHGRPGGHTLRTLFAEFDEAQQVAIKREVDAIEQVTNCALVPGVATLIARLREHAVPLALVTSSWRARVGHVLQQHDLMSAFDSIICRDDVRSGKPAPDPYRLAAAQLGRQSDECLVFEDSVSGVQSAVSSGALCIGIGDDPTLTAHGAAGVYADFTRLALRLDGRGAHGYADGALFINTHPTQRFARS, encoded by the coding sequence ATGGACGGTGTGCTCATCCAGTCCCGCGAGGTGATTGAACACGCCTGGACCACCGTGGCGCGCGAGTACGGGATCAGCGTCGATCAGGCGTTCATCGATGAACACATCCACGGCCGTCCCGGCGGTCATACCCTCAGGACCTTGTTCGCCGAGTTTGACGAAGCGCAGCAGGTGGCGATCAAGCGCGAAGTCGACGCCATTGAGCAGGTAACGAACTGTGCGCTGGTGCCGGGCGTCGCGACGTTGATCGCCCGACTGCGCGAGCACGCCGTGCCGCTGGCGCTGGTCACCAGCAGTTGGCGGGCGCGGGTCGGGCACGTTCTGCAGCAACACGACCTGATGTCGGCGTTCGACAGCATCATCTGTCGCGACGACGTGCGCAGCGGCAAACCGGCGCCCGATCCCTATCGCCTGGCGGCAGCACAATTGGGCCGGCAAAGTGATGAATGCCTGGTCTTTGAAGACTCTGTCAGCGGTGTGCAGTCGGCGGTCAGCAGCGGTGCGCTGTGTATCGGCATTGGCGACGACCCGACGCTGACCGCGCATGGCGCCGCAGGCGTGTATGCCGATTTCACCCGGCTTGCGCTCAGGCTGGACGGCAGGGGCGCCCACGGTTATGCCGATGGAGCGCTGTTCATCAACACGCACCCGACCCAAAGGTTTGCCCGCTCATGA
- a CDS encoding YdcF family protein — MTLTLQHASVLWKFLCAGRQHSACELIVVCGSYDLRVCDYACQLLKDGVAPHLLFTGNTGNWTRHLWERSEADIFAQRALAQGVTAQQFTLETRATNFAENIAFARAMFPDVRRATFLTKPNSIRRVALTLPVQWPGLEAFVDAPSFGFPDDVSNLIGVLGLIDEMVGDVHRIMVYPSLGFQVEQTIPEEVQVAWRYLVEQGFDHHLIKGRS, encoded by the coding sequence ATGACATTGACGTTGCAGCACGCCAGCGTGCTCTGGAAATTCCTCTGTGCGGGGCGCCAACACAGCGCTTGTGAACTGATCGTGGTCTGCGGCTCCTACGACTTGCGGGTCTGCGATTACGCCTGCCAACTGTTGAAAGACGGCGTGGCACCGCACCTTTTGTTCACTGGCAATACCGGCAACTGGACCCGACATTTGTGGGAACGCAGCGAAGCCGATATTTTTGCCCAACGTGCCCTGGCGCAAGGGGTGACGGCGCAGCAGTTCACCCTGGAAACCCGCGCGACCAATTTTGCCGAAAACATCGCGTTTGCCCGGGCGATGTTTCCCGATGTGCGTCGCGCGACCTTTCTGACCAAGCCCAATTCGATCCGGCGCGTGGCGTTGACCCTGCCCGTGCAGTGGCCCGGACTGGAAGCCTTTGTTGATGCGCCGTCGTTCGGTTTTCCTGATGACGTCAGCAACCTGATCGGGGTCTTGGGCCTGATCGACGAAATGGTCGGCGATGTACACCGCATCATGGTTTACCCTTCGCTGGGATTTCAGGTCGAGCAGACCATCCCCGAAGAGGTTCAGGTAGCCTGGCGGTATCTGGTGGAGCAAGGCTTCGATCACCATTTGATCAAGGGCAGGAGTTGA
- a CDS encoding D-aminoacylase, translating to MQYDTLIRNATVIDGSNTPGYRADVALLNGRIERIGDLHDARATEEIDAAGRVLAPGFIDVHTHDDTVVIRQPQMLPKLSQGVTTVIVGNCGISASPVSLKGDPPDPMNLLGSAAAFVYPRFSDYRAAVEAANITLNVAALVGHTALRSNHLDDLFRTATPDEIAAMREQLRESLEAGALGLSTGLAYASAYNASTDEVKQLTEELTAFGAVYTTHLRSEFEPVLEAMDEAFGIGRHSRSPVIISHLKCAGVGNWGRSPQLLAALEEAAKTQHVGCDCYPYAASSSTLDLKQVTDAHRITITWSTPHPEVSGRDLIDIAAEWNVPLLEAAKRLKPAGAVYYGMDEADVRKILAHPLSMVGSDGLPEDPFPHPRLWGAFPRVLGHFSRDVGLFPLHTAVHKMTGLSAARFGLKGRGEIRKGYWADLVLFDPATVRDVADFTDPQRAAQGIDGVWVNGVLSYRDGQANGRREGRFLARNGDLREGFH from the coding sequence ATGCAGTACGACACGCTGATCCGCAACGCCACCGTCATCGATGGCAGCAACACGCCCGGTTACCGCGCCGATGTGGCGCTTCTCAACGGGCGCATCGAGCGTATCGGCGACTTGCACGATGCCCGCGCCACGGAGGAAATCGACGCCGCCGGCCGCGTGCTCGCCCCAGGCTTCATCGACGTGCACACCCACGACGACACCGTGGTCATCCGCCAGCCGCAGATGCTGCCGAAACTCAGTCAGGGCGTGACCACGGTGATCGTCGGCAACTGTGGGATCAGCGCCTCGCCGGTCAGTCTGAAAGGCGATCCGCCGGACCCGATGAACCTGCTCGGCAGCGCAGCGGCGTTCGTCTATCCACGTTTCAGCGATTACCGCGCCGCCGTCGAAGCAGCGAATATCACGCTGAATGTCGCCGCACTCGTCGGTCACACCGCACTGCGCAGCAATCACCTCGACGACCTGTTCCGCACCGCCACGCCTGACGAAATCGCCGCGATGCGCGAGCAATTGCGTGAAAGCCTTGAAGCCGGCGCGCTCGGTTTATCCACAGGTCTGGCCTACGCCAGCGCCTACAACGCCTCCACCGACGAAGTGAAACAACTGACCGAAGAACTGACGGCATTCGGCGCGGTGTACACCACGCACCTGCGCAGTGAATTCGAACCGGTGCTGGAAGCGATGGACGAAGCGTTCGGCATTGGCCGTCACTCGCGGTCACCGGTGATCATTTCCCACCTCAAATGTGCCGGTGTCGGTAATTGGGGGCGCAGTCCGCAGTTGCTCGCGGCGTTGGAGGAAGCAGCGAAAACCCAGCACGTAGGATGCGATTGCTATCCCTACGCGGCGAGTTCTTCGACGCTGGATCTGAAGCAGGTTACCGATGCTCACCGCATCACCATCACCTGGTCGACGCCGCACCCCGAAGTCAGCGGCCGTGATCTGATCGACATCGCCGCCGAATGGAACGTGCCACTGCTCGAAGCCGCCAAGCGCCTGAAACCGGCGGGCGCGGTGTACTACGGCATGGACGAGGCGGATGTGCGAAAAATCCTCGCCCATCCGTTGTCGATGGTCGGGTCTGACGGACTGCCGGAAGACCCGTTCCCGCATCCACGCCTGTGGGGCGCTTTCCCACGGGTATTGGGACATTTCAGCCGTGATGTCGGGCTGTTTCCGCTGCACACCGCCGTGCACAAGATGACCGGTCTGTCGGCGGCGCGGTTTGGCTTGAAAGGGCGCGGCGAGATTCGTAAAGGCTATTGGGCGGATTTGGTGTTGTTTGATCCGGCGACGGTGCGCGATGTGGCGGATTTCACTGATCCGCAGCGGGCGGCGCAGGGGATTGACGGGGTGTGGGTCAATGGCGTGTTGAGTTATCGCGACGGACAGGCGAACGGTCGTCGGGAAGGACGATTTCTGGCGCGGAACGGGGATTTGCGCGAAGGATTTCATTGA
- a CDS encoding glyoxalase superfamily protein → MSFGKTTPILRIFDEAKALEFYVDFLGFKIDWQHRFEANFPLYLQVSRGECVLHLSEHHGDATPGSALRIETDELEVFQQQLVAKDYKFSHPQIQAMPWGSQDMTIADPFGNRLVFTNAISV, encoded by the coding sequence ATGAGCTTCGGCAAAACCACCCCGATCCTGCGGATTTTCGATGAAGCCAAGGCGTTGGAATTTTACGTCGACTTCCTCGGTTTCAAGATCGACTGGCAGCATCGCTTCGAAGCGAATTTCCCGCTGTATCTGCAGGTGTCGCGTGGCGAGTGCGTGCTGCACCTGTCCGAGCATCATGGCGATGCGACGCCGGGTTCGGCGCTGCGTATCGAGACCGATGAGCTGGAGGTGTTTCAGCAGCAATTGGTGGCCAAGGACTACAAGTTCTCGCACCCACAGATTCAGGCGATGCCGTGGGGCAGTCAGGACATGACGATTGCTGATCCGTTTGGTAATCGGTTGGTGTTTACCAACGCGATCAGTGTTTGA
- a CDS encoding AraC family transcriptional regulator, translating to MQSLGFTSVPPLLKYVRHAEQLGMAIEPALAAAGLQAQQLSDNSLRLPGETHERLLDYFCEHSGDPLFGLNAANFVLPNSWSVLGYITMNCATLGDAMSRIMPFEKLVGDMGVSRAEVQDGHVHLIWTCRYERPRIRRHLVENVLGSWLQYARWIADTQMSPAAVWLEHPCPPNATQAQYEAFFDCPVLFEQAYSALIVPLAYLQLPLRQADAQLLRTLEEHAMGLMATLEDASLEQRVKSILRQLLKEGLPRKEQVAEQLAVSVRTLQRQLHQAGTSYQQILDDLRQELAEHYLLNSTLPIQDIAQYLGFTEPRSFHRTFKSRRGMPPGEFRQMHRG from the coding sequence ATGCAATCGCTCGGCTTCACCTCGGTTCCGCCGCTGCTCAAATACGTGCGCCATGCCGAGCAACTGGGCATGGCCATCGAGCCGGCGCTGGCGGCAGCCGGTTTGCAGGCGCAGCAACTGAGCGACAACAGCCTGCGCCTGCCGGGCGAAACTCATGAGCGCCTGCTCGATTATTTCTGTGAGCACTCGGGCGATCCGCTGTTTGGTCTCAACGCGGCCAATTTCGTCCTGCCCAATTCCTGGAGCGTGCTCGGTTACATCACCATGAACTGCGCGACCCTGGGCGATGCGATGAGCCGGATCATGCCGTTCGAAAAACTGGTGGGCGACATGGGCGTCAGCCGCGCCGAAGTGCAGGACGGCCATGTGCATCTGATCTGGACTTGCCGCTATGAGCGTCCGCGAATTCGCCGGCATCTGGTGGAAAACGTTCTTGGTTCATGGCTGCAATATGCGCGCTGGATCGCCGACACGCAGATGTCACCCGCTGCCGTGTGGCTGGAACATCCATGCCCGCCAAACGCTACGCAGGCGCAGTACGAAGCGTTTTTCGATTGCCCGGTGCTGTTCGAGCAGGCGTATTCGGCGCTGATCGTGCCGCTGGCGTATCTGCAGTTACCGCTGCGCCAGGCCGACGCGCAATTGCTGCGTACCCTGGAAGAACACGCGATGGGCTTGATGGCGACGCTGGAGGATGCGTCGCTGGAACAGCGGGTCAAAAGCATCCTGCGCCAGTTGCTCAAGGAAGGCTTGCCGCGCAAGGAGCAGGTGGCAGAACAGCTCGCGGTGTCGGTGCGCACGTTGCAACGCCAGTTGCATCAGGCGGGGACGTCGTATCAGCAGATTCTCGATGATTTGCGTCAGGAACTGGCGGAGCATTATTTGCTCAACAGCACGTTGCCGATCCAGGACATTGCGCAGTATCTGGGGTTTACCGAGCCGCGATCGTTTCACCGCACGTTCAAGAGCCGGCGCGGGATGCCGCCGGGGGAGTTTCGGCAGATGCATCGGGGGTGA
- a CDS encoding FAD-binding oxidoreductase — MRRWNGWGEATTVVELPAQGARFLHERLGAGRALPDATLDAALARVPLSRLAAHALYSVDAHDRLLHARGQSLPDWLALREGALGNYPDAVAFPETAEQIRQLLALAHEQDLCLIPYGGGTSVAGHINPPDSARPVVTVSLARMNRLIDLDEQSQLATFGPGASGPQVESQLRARGYTLGHFPQSWELSTLGGWVASRSSGQQSLRYGRIEQLFAGGTLETFAGPLEIPTFPASAAGPDLREVVLGCEGRFGIISEVKVRVSPLPVDERFYGVFLPNWSKALQAIRQLAQARVPLSMLRLSNAVETETQLALAGHPQQIAWLEKYLNLRGAGEGKCLLTFGVTGNRRQNALSLSQARQHLKAFGGVFTGTLLGKKWAQNRFRFPYLRENLWNAGYVVDTLETATDWSNVDHLLNLIENSLRDALAAQGERVHVFTHLSHVYGEGSSIYTTYVFRPAADYPATLARWQALKHAASQTIVDNHGTISHQHGVGKDHAPYLPREKGALAMDTLQALSKHFDPAGRLNPGTLLQE; from the coding sequence ATGCGACGCTGGAACGGCTGGGGAGAGGCAACAACGGTGGTCGAACTGCCGGCCCAGGGCGCGAGGTTTCTCCATGAACGACTGGGGGCCGGGCGCGCGCTACCCGATGCCACGTTGGACGCGGCATTGGCGCGGGTGCCGCTCTCGCGGCTGGCGGCGCACGCCTTGTACAGCGTCGACGCTCACGACCGTCTGCTGCATGCCCGGGGCCAGAGCCTGCCGGACTGGCTGGCGCTGCGCGAAGGCGCGCTGGGCAACTATCCCGATGCGGTGGCGTTTCCCGAAACTGCGGAGCAGATCCGCCAATTGCTGGCGCTCGCCCATGAGCAGGACCTGTGCCTGATTCCCTACGGCGGCGGCACTTCGGTGGCCGGGCACATCAACCCGCCGGATTCGGCGCGGCCGGTGGTGACGGTGTCGCTGGCGCGGATGAATCGCCTGATCGACCTCGACGAGCAGAGCCAACTGGCGACGTTCGGCCCCGGCGCCAGTGGCCCGCAGGTGGAAAGTCAGCTGCGCGCTCGCGGCTACACGCTGGGGCATTTCCCGCAGTCGTGGGAGTTGTCGACGCTGGGTGGTTGGGTTGCCAGTCGCTCCAGCGGTCAGCAGTCGTTGCGCTATGGGCGCATCGAGCAATTGTTCGCTGGCGGCACCCTGGAAACTTTCGCCGGGCCCTTGGAAATTCCGACCTTTCCAGCCTCGGCGGCGGGGCCTGATCTGCGCGAAGTGGTGCTCGGTTGCGAGGGCCGTTTCGGGATCATTTCCGAGGTCAAAGTGCGAGTCAGTCCGCTGCCGGTCGATGAACGTTTTTACGGGGTGTTCCTGCCCAACTGGAGCAAGGCGCTGCAAGCGATTCGCCAATTGGCCCAGGCGCGGGTGCCGCTGTCGATGCTGCGGCTGTCGAACGCGGTGGAGACCGAAACCCAACTGGCGCTGGCCGGCCATCCACAGCAGATCGCCTGGCTGGAGAAGTATCTGAACCTGCGCGGTGCCGGTGAAGGCAAGTGCCTGCTGACCTTCGGCGTGACCGGCAACCGTCGGCAAAACGCGCTGTCGCTGAGCCAGGCGCGCCAGCATCTGAAAGCCTTCGGCGGTGTGTTCACCGGTACTTTGCTCGGCAAGAAATGGGCGCAGAACCGCTTCCGTTTCCCCTACCTGCGCGAGAACCTGTGGAACGCCGGTTACGTGGTCGACACCCTGGAAACGGCCACCGACTGGAGCAACGTCGACCACCTGCTCAACCTGATCGAAAACAGCCTGCGCGACGCCTTGGCAGCGCAGGGCGAGCGGGTGCATGTGTTCACCCATCTGTCCCACGTCTATGGCGAAGGTTCGAGCATCTACACCACTTACGTGTTTCGCCCGGCGGCGGATTATCCGGCGACGCTGGCGCGCTGGCAGGCACTCAAGCACGCGGCCAGCCAGACCATCGTCGACAACCACGGCACCATCAGCCACCAGCACGGCGTCGGCAAGGATCACGCGCCGTATCTGCCGCGCGAGAAAGGCGCGCTGGCGATGGACACCTTGCAGGCGCTGAGCAAGCACTTCGATCCGGCCGGGCGCCTCAACCCCGGCACGCTGTTGCAGGAGTGA
- a CDS encoding glycerol-3-phosphate dehydrogenase/oxidase, which translates to MHPDWNAAWRQKTLPTLADETWDLIVIGGGISGAGILREAARRGWRCLLLEQRDFAWGTSSRSSKMVHGGLRYIAKGQWRLTRDSVRERQRLLDEAPGLVEPMSFMMPHYRGGFPGPRVFGGLLSVYDALAGRRSHRFHDAQQLRFLAPGVKETQLLGGTCFIDALTDDARLVMRVLREARTDGAVVLNGVRVEHLLREDGRVCGVQVEDCEAGGSLQLRCGVLAVATGAWAERLRLPEAPRQLRPLRGSHLLLPGWRLPVAQAFTFLHERDRRPVFVFPWEGATVVGTTDLDHRENLDQSASISAEELDYLLAACTQQFPGAEVTASDVLSTWSGVRPVVGSAAGEQQGKPSNETREHVLWQEPGCVTLAGGKLTTFRPQAIEVLKACADMLGRNFEDDAAPVFAAIPPLIIPGLSPQQWRRLAGRHGRDLPKLAQLITELGHETVGNTDTLWAELAFACEAEMVLHLDDLLLRRTRLGLLLARGGEAHFAAIRQLCQPRLGWDDAHWQQELQRYRALWQRHHGLPDATP; encoded by the coding sequence ATGCACCCGGACTGGAACGCCGCGTGGCGCCAGAAAACCTTGCCGACATTGGCCGACGAAACGTGGGACCTGATCGTCATCGGCGGTGGCATCAGCGGTGCCGGCATTCTGCGCGAAGCGGCGCGGCGCGGTTGGCGTTGTCTGCTGCTGGAGCAACGGGATTTCGCCTGGGGCACCTCCAGCCGATCATCGAAAATGGTTCATGGCGGTTTGCGTTACATCGCCAAGGGCCAGTGGCGGCTGACCCGTGATTCAGTGCGCGAGCGTCAGCGCCTGCTCGACGAAGCGCCGGGGCTGGTGGAACCGATGAGTTTCATGATGCCGCACTATCGCGGCGGCTTTCCCGGGCCGCGTGTGTTCGGTGGCTTGTTGTCGGTGTACGACGCATTGGCGGGACGCCGCAGCCATCGTTTTCATGACGCGCAGCAACTACGTTTTCTCGCACCGGGGGTGAAGGAAACCCAGCTGCTGGGTGGCACCTGTTTTATTGATGCACTGACCGATGATGCGCGGCTGGTGATGCGCGTGTTGCGCGAAGCGCGGACCGATGGCGCAGTGGTGCTTAACGGGGTGCGCGTCGAACATTTGCTGCGCGAAGACGGCCGGGTGTGCGGGGTTCAGGTCGAAGATTGCGAAGCGGGCGGGTCGTTGCAACTGCGTTGCGGCGTGCTGGCGGTGGCGACCGGGGCATGGGCTGAGCGCTTGCGGTTGCCCGAGGCACCACGACAACTGCGGCCTTTGCGCGGCAGCCATCTGCTGCTGCCGGGCTGGCGTTTGCCGGTGGCGCAGGCGTTCACGTTTCTGCATGAGCGCGACCGTCGGCCGGTGTTCGTTTTTCCGTGGGAAGGGGCGACGGTGGTTGGCACTACGGATCTCGATCATCGCGAGAATCTGGACCAGAGCGCGAGCATCAGCGCCGAAGAACTCGACTATCTGCTGGCGGCTTGCACGCAACAATTTCCCGGTGCCGAAGTGACGGCCAGCGATGTGCTGTCGACCTGGTCCGGCGTACGTCCGGTGGTGGGCAGCGCGGCGGGTGAGCAGCAAGGCAAGCCGTCGAATGAAACCCGTGAGCATGTGCTGTGGCAGGAGCCGGGGTGCGTCACGTTGGCTGGCGGCAAACTGACGACGTTTCGCCCGCAAGCCATCGAAGTGCTCAAGGCCTGTGCCGACATGCTTGGCCGCAATTTCGAAGATGATGCCGCGCCGGTGTTCGCCGCGATACCGCCACTGATCATTCCCGGACTCAGCCCGCAACAGTGGCGACGTCTGGCTGGACGCCATGGCCGTGACTTGCCGAAGCTGGCGCAACTGATCACTGAGTTGGGTCACGAAACGGTCGGCAACACCGACACCTTGTGGGCCGAACTGGCCTTCGCCTGTGAGGCGGAAATGGTGCTGCACCTCGATGATCTGTTGCTGCGCCGCACCCGTCTGGGCCTGTTGCTGGCGCGCGGTGGCGAAGCGCATTTCGCGGCCATCCGCCAACTCTGCCAGCCCCGCCTGGGCTGGGACGATGCACACTGGCAGCAAGAGCTGCAGCGTTACCGGGCATTGTGGCAACGCCATCACGGTCTGCCGGATGCCACGCCTTGA
- a CDS encoding FGGY-family carbohydrate kinase, producing MDNHPNKRYLLAIDNGTQSVRALLFDLQGNLLGKGKVELQAYYSTQPGWAEQDPDYYWAKLGEACQQVWAQTGIDRSQIAGVSLTTQRGTVINVDAEGKPLRPAILWLDQRQSEVEGGIKGPWGWLFKLVGAQATVDYFRAQAEANWIARHQPEIWAATDKFLLLSGFLTHRLCGRFVDSVGCCVGYLPFDFKRLKWAAPSDWKWQALAVRAEQLPTLHKPGETLGYISAEASRHTGIPEGLPLIAAGADKACEVVGSGVVDASTVCLSYGTTATITSTRSRYLEIVPLIPPYPSAVPDQYNCEVMIYRGYWMVSWFKNEFGLREMQQAKEQGIEPEQLFDALVNAVPPGSMGLMLQPYWSPGIREPGVEAKGAMIGFGDVHTRAHIYRAILEGLAYALRQGMENIERRSKVSIKRLRVAGGGSQSDAAMQLTANIFGLPAERPHVYEASGLGAAICCAVGLGLYADFPTAIAAMTRVGTVFTPQPEAQQIYERLYNEVYLRMYRQLKPLYQSIRKITGYPA from the coding sequence ATGGATAACCACCCGAACAAGCGCTACCTGCTGGCGATCGACAACGGCACCCAGAGCGTGCGCGCATTGCTTTTCGATTTGCAGGGCAATCTGCTCGGTAAAGGCAAGGTCGAGTTGCAGGCGTACTACTCGACGCAACCGGGCTGGGCCGAGCAGGATCCGGACTATTACTGGGCGAAACTCGGCGAGGCCTGTCAGCAGGTGTGGGCGCAAACCGGGATTGATCGCTCGCAGATTGCCGGGGTGTCGCTGACCACTCAGCGCGGCACGGTGATCAATGTCGATGCCGAGGGCAAACCACTGCGCCCGGCCATTCTGTGGCTCGATCAGCGCCAGAGCGAAGTCGAGGGCGGGATTAAGGGGCCGTGGGGCTGGCTGTTCAAACTGGTCGGCGCGCAGGCCACCGTGGATTATTTTCGCGCGCAGGCCGAGGCCAACTGGATCGCCCGACATCAACCGGAAATCTGGGCGGCGACCGACAAGTTTCTGCTGCTCTCGGGCTTTCTCACCCATCGCCTGTGCGGGCGCTTTGTCGACTCGGTGGGTTGCTGCGTCGGCTACCTGCCGTTCGACTTCAAACGCCTGAAATGGGCCGCGCCCAGTGACTGGAAATGGCAGGCGTTGGCGGTGCGTGCGGAGCAATTGCCGACCTTGCACAAACCCGGCGAAACCCTCGGCTACATCAGCGCTGAAGCCAGCCGCCACACCGGGATTCCCGAGGGCTTGCCGCTGATTGCGGCGGGCGCTGACAAGGCCTGCGAAGTGGTCGGCTCCGGCGTGGTCGATGCGAGCACGGTGTGCCTGTCCTACGGCACCACGGCGACGATCACCAGCACTCGCTCGCGCTACCTGGAAATCGTCCCGCTGATCCCGCCGTACCCCTCGGCGGTGCCGGATCAGTACAACTGCGAGGTGATGATTTATCGCGGTTACTGGATGGTCAGCTGGTTCAAGAACGAGTTCGGCCTGCGCGAAATGCAGCAGGCCAAAGAGCAGGGCATCGAGCCCGAGCAACTGTTCGATGCGCTGGTCAACGCGGTGCCGCCGGGGTCGATGGGGCTGATGCTGCAACCGTACTGGTCGCCGGGAATTCGTGAGCCGGGTGTCGAAGCCAAAGGCGCGATGATCGGCTTCGGCGACGTGCACACCCGCGCGCATATTTACCGGGCAATTCTCGAAGGGCTGGCGTATGCGTTGCGTCAGGGCATGGAGAACATCGAGAGGCGTTCGAAGGTGTCGATCAAGCGTCTGCGCGTGGCCGGTGGCGGTTCGCAGAGTGATGCGGCGATGCAACTTACGGCGAATATTTTTGGCCTGCCGGCGGAGCGTCCGCATGTGTACGAAGCGTCGGGGCTGGGCGCGGCGATCTGTTGTGCGGTGGGGTTGGGCTTGTATGCGGACTTCCCCACGGCGATCGCCGCGATGACGCGCGTGGGCACGGTATTCACCCCACAGCCCGAGGCACAGCAGATCTATGAGCGTTTGTACAACGAGGTGTACCTGCGCATGTATCGCCAGCTCAAACCGTTGTACCAGAGCATCCGCAAAATCACCGGTTACCCCGCCTGA
- a CDS encoding phospholipase, protein MKLTFLLLLLCAMAPTAWGWSNHTVGSYLALQELPALRDAPPVEVEPLERFLAEQYPAVVALLEQQESFAREHFTQYPPRPDNLKLPAVPSDDLRHDFLTALRLNPRIHLAMVIQPLPGQDIPEREHLSADQVMVEQTLSPWNRQRFIRVADGEKVAALAVLASAADEPDYGHDINLFSDNPGEVGALYGFGPQPFGDVRFQYSSQAPFHMGFFHESAVVYAAAGFLQRSWPDWRAYQYLGLARLAFASGHPYWGYRFLGWGVHHVQDLTQPYHAKPLPGVELPSLLLLEGKALAGFAEDKQASIERVATRHMEIEKYQSTWLRRVLRTGQAHPMLAAYADVAQDQQYPPYSVDYLREVVSAESVEDSAAFDEAIGQWLDTAPVTSDFSSGNQLQRETFEHPALNQQLFRLLGHFGAHSRIYVRAGLAP, encoded by the coding sequence ATGAAGCTGACATTTCTCCTGTTGCTGCTTTGTGCAATGGCCCCGACGGCGTGGGGCTGGTCGAACCACACGGTGGGCAGCTATCTGGCGTTGCAGGAACTGCCGGCGCTGCGCGATGCGCCGCCGGTCGAAGTCGAGCCGCTGGAGCGTTTTCTCGCCGAGCAGTATCCGGCCGTGGTCGCGCTGCTGGAGCAACAGGAAAGCTTCGCCCGTGAACACTTCACCCAGTACCCGCCGCGCCCCGACAATCTGAAGCTGCCCGCCGTACCGAGTGACGATCTGCGCCATGATTTTCTCACCGCGTTGCGACTCAATCCGCGCATTCATCTGGCGATGGTCATTCAGCCGCTGCCGGGCCAAGACATCCCCGAGCGCGAACATCTCAGCGCCGATCAGGTGATGGTCGAGCAGACGCTTTCGCCATGGAATCGTCAGCGTTTCATTCGCGTGGCGGACGGCGAAAAAGTCGCGGCGCTGGCGGTATTGGCGAGCGCCGCCGACGAGCCGGATTACGGTCACGACATCAACCTGTTCAGCGATAACCCCGGCGAGGTCGGCGCGCTGTATGGCTTCGGCCCGCAGCCGTTTGGCGATGTGCGTTTTCAGTACAGCTCGCAGGCACCGTTCCACATGGGCTTCTTCCATGAAAGCGCGGTGGTGTATGCCGCTGCCGGATTTCTTCAGCGCAGTTGGCCGGACTGGCGCGCCTATCAGTACCTGGGGCTGGCGCGTTTGGCATTCGCCTCTGGCCATCCTTACTGGGGCTACCGGTTTCTCGGTTGGGGCGTGCACCACGTGCAGGATCTGACCCAGCCGTATCACGCCAAGCCATTGCCCGGGGTGGAGCTGCCGAGTCTGTTGCTGCTGGAGGGCAAGGCGCTGGCCGGTTTTGCCGAGGACAAACAGGCGTCCATCGAGCGCGTCGCCACCCGCCATATGGAAATCGAGAAATATCAATCGACCTGGCTGCGCCGCGTGCTGCGCACCGGTCAGGCGCATCCGATGCTCGCGGCCTACGCCGATGTCGCTCAAGACCAACAGTATCCGCCGTACTCGGTGGACTACTTGCGCGAGGTGGTCAGCGCCGAGTCGGTCGAGGACTCGGCAGCGTTCGATGAGGCCATCGGTCAATGGCTGGATACGGCGCCGGTGACCAGTGATTTCAGCAGCGGCAATCAGTTGCAGCGCGAGACGTTCGAGCATCCGGCACTCAATCAGCAGCTGTTCAGACTGCTCGGCCATTTCGGCGCGCACAGCCGGATTTATGTCCGTGCGGGACTGGCACCGTAG